The genomic interval TGTCTTCTCTAACCATTAAAGAACCATTGCTCCATTTAATGACTGGATGATTTACAACGATATCTGTTTTGTTTATTGATAGCTCATTGTTTTGCAGCGATTGATTTAACTGTCCAACTGATCTAATTTCACTTACATTAGAAGCACCCTCATTCCAACTTACTAGATTAACTTGAAACAGTGGACTATAGTTTTTGTCACCTGGTTTTGCATTCATCACTTCATTTTGAAATCCTAGGGATCCATTTCCATTAATTCCATTTGTAAATACATATACTTGACCCTTGGCAGATTCAGGTGTTTGTGTCAAGAGGGGAGCATAATTAACCTTAAATCCTGTTTTATTTGTAAGAATGGATGCAGTATTGTCGTCTGAAGCATCTGTTGCAATGAAATAAATTTCATTTCCGTTCGCGTATCCTTTAAGAAGTGGCATATCAATTGGAATGTTGGTATTTGCCAGTTTTAAAACTGAAGCAGAAGTGGTTAGTTGTGATGACGATGTATTCATTTGTAATTGATTTGTCTGTGCATTAACACTCAGAATCGGCATAGTTACCATGCTAGAAAAGACAGCCAAGAAGAACAATGTTCCCACAAAAGTTTTTCTATTTCTATTAAAGAAATTATTTGTTGACATTGCATTACAAATATAATGTAACTATAAATTGTAATCCTTTAATAGTTAAATAAACAGTTTAACGGTTTAACATTAAAGAAATAGATGTAAAAGGCATCAATCGGGATTAAAGCTCAAATGAATTTAGCCAGTCATAAATTTTGATTTTAGATCGAACCAAAAAGATTAACCATTCTACAAATGGTGAAAAACTAGCCTATGAATTACTGCAATTATCATTTATTTATCATGTACCAACAACAACATTTCTCTAAACTACAATTAACACATTCCTTATTTGATTTACTGCGTGCACATTCAACGGGTGAGCAATTACAATCTGCACATTTCATATTTCTGTCTGTATGATTGAAATCCTTTCATAATAAAGTTATATATCAATGCTATTGGATTAGAACTTCATATATCAGTGAGTTAATTCGTATCGGTTTTTGTAAAAAATCTAATCCAAGAAGAATTAGAAAATTTTAAATATATTGGGATTCTTTAAAAGGTAGAACAATTTGCTAGACCATTTTCCTTGAATTTTTCTGTTTAGTATTTTTAGCTAGTAGTTGAATTGTTATTGTTAATTATTCCTCTTGGGGTTTTATTTTCAGTTTGATTGAGGATTTCTAAACAGATTCAAGGAAACTCTGAAATTGTTCGAAAAGGTGGAAATAAATGAAAAAGAAATCGAAAATTCGAGTATTAAAAGATAACCAAAATGATAATAGTTACACTTTCGTAATGGA from Candidatus Nitrosocosmicus hydrocola carries:
- a CDS encoding DUF7482 domain-containing protein — protein: MSTNNFFNRNRKTFVGTLFFLAVFSSMVTMPILSVNAQTNQLQMNTSSSQLTTSASVLKLANTNIPIDMPLLKGYANGNEIYFIATDASDDNTASILTNKTGFKVNYAPLLTQTPESAKGQVYVFTNGINGNGSLGFQNEVMNAKPGDKNYSPLFQVNLVSWNEGASNVSEIRSVGQLNQSLQNNELSINKTDIVVNHPVIKWSNGSLMVREDSENINDETPYMGGQVLDIDTEKMIVTMVAHRGWGQDGSTIYYIVTDAAPKMPADMMGVPFVEADSQLVGKGAVDLFQFTNGINGSGPMGFQAGIGAANPTDENYSPMWFIQFIEWKDPSQARVLQTLSDIATMQSLGAIEVTPAMDGKHIVNCPFFDEDTVLKHKSKQTGL